The Esox lucius isolate fEsoLuc1 chromosome 5, fEsoLuc1.pri, whole genome shotgun sequence genome includes a region encoding these proteins:
- the pagr1 gene encoding PAXIP1-associated glutamate-rich protein 1 (The RefSeq protein has 1 substitution compared to this genomic sequence) produces MMQAAEAATDSSLRDGIEALGVVENEKTTGREKESDQDGTGKEEDTKSEDAKDGNQSGRMEEGQVGEMQTDNMDGAYKKQADDEEWEIAYSDDDIEDPKNWMPSPEEIKRLYELLSKGEKLELNFVPLPRRSPTPEHSPSPERDDEDEEAKEREREDRERKAPSPTEFDFDEEQAQHTPKNAFINRRRPPGSSARSSVKREARLDKVLSDMKRHRKIEEHIFRTGRDLFKSDKSSRAGPEEALSPNSQKEREKERERDSDPSKIFSPRQRRY; encoded by the exons ATGATGCAGGCTGCAGAGGCTGCTACAGACTCATCACTGAGAGATGGAATAGAGGCGCTCGGAGTGGTCGAGAATGAGAAAACCACTGGAAGGGAAAAGGAAAGTGACCAGGATGGGACAGGAAAAGAGGAGGATACCAAATCAGAAGACGCAAAAG ATGGAAACCAAAGTGGACGAATGGAAGAGGGGCAGGTAGGCGAGATGCAGACAGACAACATGGACGGAGCATATAAAAAGCAAGCAGATGATGAAGAGTGGGAAATTGCCTACAGCGACGATGACATTGAGGACCCGAAAAACTGGATGCCTTCTCCTGAAGAAATCAAAAGACTGTACGAGCTCCTATCGAAAGGGGAGAAGCTGGAGCTGAATTTTGTGCCCCTTCCTCGAAGATCTCCTACCCCTGAGCACAGCCCCTCACCTGAAAGGGATGATGAGGACGAGGAggcaaaagagagggagagggaggatagAGAGCGCAA GGCCCCATCTCCCACTGAGTTTGATTTTGATGAAGAGCAAGCTCAGCATACTCCAAAAAATGCTTTCATCAATCGTCGAAGGCCACCAG GGTCCTCGGCTCGATCTTCCGTCAAACGAGAGGCTAGGTTAGACAAGGTGCTGTCCGACATGAAACGGCACCGTAAAATTGAGGAGCATATTCTCCGGACAGGACGTGACCTCTTTAAGAGCGACAAGAGCAGCCGGGCAGGGCCAGAGGAAGCCCTCTCTCCCaacagtcagaaagagagagaaaaggagagggagagagacagcgatCCCAGCAAAATCTTCTCGCCGAGACAGAGGCGGTATTAA